In the genome of Primulina eburnea isolate SZY01 chromosome 13, ASM2296580v1, whole genome shotgun sequence, the window CATATCCAACCCAATGGAGTATTGCCAGCAACATAAAATGGTAGAATAAATGAATAATAGAGTGCAACTCATGACCAAACACTattaaaaacaagaaaaagaaaataaagtaCTCATCAAACTGGTAGCAAGGGCTCAACAATCAATTCcatttttaaattcattatatttataacatattattaattttaagatatttaaaataactattttttaatgtcataatctattttaatatattatatatatattaataaagtgttaaaattttaatataagtcATATGTAGTTCAATGGACATAGTTTCTAtttaggtatttttctttatttatttatttttttaattcatatatcaaaattgcaGTATAATCATtcactattttttataattacattttgatcttcattaaaatataaaccaaatgaattataaaaaaatattatacgaGAGTAATATAATTAGTAACTAATTAGTAACTCATAAGGAATGGCTTCGACTACAGTTACCTTTctaatcattttccattacatAAAAATTTATACGAGACTGTTTTTTATCAAAACATATATACTTTCACTGCAGGTTAGAAATCGAATAACATTCTCTTTTGGCAAGTGGTCATTTCTTTTGTTAATTATTTTGACATacaaaaataattcatgaacatattttcaaaattaatagGTATTAGAACTGACTCAAAATTAGTCAAAGGCAACATATAAACAAGCAAATGTACACATTAACAGCGCATTTAGAGGCAGCTCGTTCAACAGAAGGTTGATTCTTCTGTGAAttgtataaaattttatttctatTCAAATTACAATAGTCAGCTTCAACAGGTAGATAGGATTTGTAGTATCATTGAAATAGGAAAACTTCGAgcaagaaaaaaaaacacaacAGTGCGAagcaaaagagaaatataaCTACAATACATAGTTAGCAATACAGAAAGGTTATGCTCAAGTGCTAGCTCCTTTAACAAGAATCCAGCAGAAACCATTATGGCATGCCCTGTATAAAACCCACAACACAAAAGTCCTTTTAGGCAAAATTTTACCCATATGAAAATTTCCTTTGCGCCTCAATTGTGTTTATGGAACATATACCGTGTGCACTCCAACAACTGGGGATATAAGTGATGAAAGTGAATCAATTATAAGCATCCTGACTTGGCAACACATGTGAATGAATTTTTTTGATACATACAACGAAATCATATTCCAGAGGCTAAAAAATAAGGAGATTAAAACATAAGaatatgtaaaaaaataaaaaaaaaacgatgTTGCATCATGAAAACCTGAGATTTCCAATCATGCAACAACTGATGAAGCAGATCCAGTAGAGTATAGATGTCAAATACAGAGTAATGCACTATGCTGCTCATTGCCGTTCAAGAATTTGGTTAACCTGCAAAAGTATTAAAGATATGAAATTAGAAATAGTTATTGGTTTTTCCTGTGACATGTTATATGGAGTCTACTCTCTGCAAACATGATTGTGTCTAGACTCTGGATATAAACTTGATTCACTGTCAAGTATCAACTGAGTCATATGCTGTTGTCAAATGAATGGAAAGACAACtgcagaatttttttaaaacgatAAATCCAGAGCAATGGGCATCTAGATGACTGAATCAGAAATTTATTTGATTTCCTTATAATAATTGTTTGGAAAAACAACGGATGTAAAGAAAGAGATAGCAAAACAAACctgaaaaattacatttttaatCTCTGAATTAACAGGATTGAAAGACTGATTGAGAAGCTATGCCATTCTTTTTGGTGAGACGGAGTTGTCAGAGCCAAAGTACACGACCATGCCCGAATATTTTTTGGCAACATTTGACGCAGCTTGCAGGCAAAACTATGCAGCAGAATACAACGAAATTACTGAAGGTTAAAAAAATATCAGCTTTGTGGACCAGTGGATCCTGATCAGTTGGTGATCATCGTTAATCATGCAAGAAAAGCACTCATACTTGAGTTTTACCAGAGATCGATGGCTtcacataattaattttataaattaataaccACACGAAACATATAGTATCCACGGCGACGGTGCAAAAAAATAATGGTGGaaagaaataattattattatttcaaactTTCGAACATCCCGAAAAAACtatgataaaataatttaaaagctAGCATCCatttaaaaatgaaaatgagaAAGCTTAATAATCTAAACTGAAAATAAaagaaacaaaataataaagtGTACCAATGCCTAACGATTATTGCTAAACAAAATTATTACTGAATTAAACAAAATGGGAAGAGATTAATGATTGGCGAATTTAATTTGGCGGAGGGAAGAAGATCTCTTCAGCCTTTCTCTTGGAGGTAAACTTTTGCTCCACATCCGCAGGTACATTGAAAGATGCCTGCAACACTTGAGGAGACAGCGCCTTCCAAACTGAGGTCCTTCCAGCCAGATGAGTGAATATTGGGCTGCAATTTCAAACACACAATCACATGAATTTTCTACAAATCAAGATAATGTATCTATCACTCACTATTTGACACATTTGGTGCCACTTGAGTCGAAAGGCGAGTGGCAGTaaactaaaaaaattcaacaGACACTTACTTGGGAGTTGTTATGATAGAGAACCAATCCATGCCCTCGGGATCAGAAATCTTGGACACCACAAAGAACCTAGGAACGATGAAAAGATTGCCAGCTTTAATTGTTGTCTCCAAAACCCTCTTCCCATCAACTCCAACCACCTGAACCCTGCCACTTCCCCTCACAATGTAGGTAACCTGCAACGCAGAATCACAGGAAAACCCTGGGGAACACATTGCATTGCCATTAAGCCGAACAAGGTCCGCGCCGAGCCCGACTTCCCCGACCAACGGCAGGTTCTTCGTGTTAAGAACCACCACTTTTCCTCCGTTCTTGATATCGACATCCAATGGAGCTTCCTCGCAGTTCAAAGCCATGCCCTTGTAGTGTTCTTTCTTTGGTTCGGGCATCTTGAATCCGGGGTTGAGCTTTACTATGCCATTACCAGATTGCGTGCTTACTAAGGTTTTGACGGTGGCTTCATCCAAGTCCCATGCACGGCCCACGAACTCGGTGGAGAACCCAGTGAAGATGCCGTTGGGGCCGGTAAGGAAGAAGTCGGTGAAGGAGCCTGACTTGTGGGCGGTCGAGGTGTCTCCGAGGAAGAGAATTACGAGCTCGGGGTCTTGTTTGTTGTACCACCATGTGACCACGCCAAACGGGAGGGCTAAGGCGTCGCCTTTCTTGATTGCGAGaactttctcttctttttcGGGGAGGACAATTCCGGCGACTCCACTACCTTACATAACACAATTCAGAGGGGAAAAACGGTTTAGACTAAACTTATTCACGATCGAGATTTCATAGGACaagatattaaaaaaaatgaatttaacaTTCGCATAAATTGGACAAGTTGAAAACTAAACATTTATTATCTGTTTTGGCAGCGGGGAAAAATATAGAATTtggatttgaaaatattagtagCCAACAACACTGAGATCTACTAGAATtgtattttcaaataataataaagcaAAAACTAAGAGTGAAAATCGAATGATTTTAAGTAAAGATAAAATATTACTAGCAATATgttcaaagacaaaattttgaattaattaaaatgccacGAAGGATGATGGATACATCgacttattatatataataagatttagtttaggaaaaaaaataaatttgtaaagTAAATTGAATGTGTGATTTCATTCACATAACAATAACATATAGAGTAATTCTCTCTGGTCTaacggatctttatttgtgagacgagtcaatcctaccgatatttacaataaaaagtaatattttagtgtaaaaagtaatatttttttatgaatgacccaaataaaagaccgtctcacaaaatatgaccgtaaaccgtctcacacaaatttttgcctaacaTATATATGGAATTGTCGCCTGTCGGTTGAATTGAAGAATTGTTTTCGCATGATTATTGCTTGTATTCTTTAAATTCAATTGGAAACGGTGTGATTTCATTCACGTAACAATAACATAtatatgatgcatgcaaaagCAAATTAAACCCACGTCTTAATTAAACGAAAGTTTTCGAATGATACCTTGAAGAACATAAGCAACCTTAGCAGAGTCGGAATAGCGAGGCATAGAGAATCCATTCTTCTCAAGAGCAAGCTTGGCAGCGCCAATGTTTCCCTCACGCAGCATCGGCAGCTCGTCGGGGCACCACGCATAGTAAGCGCCGCCATCTCCGCCGTACACCTTCTTCGCCAACTTTGGTGACAAATCAATCTCCATATGATCTTCTTTGTTTTTGGAAAGCAGAGAACAAATGAAATCTAAGCTGTATTCTTTTCTTAACGTGGATTGTAGTATGGGTATGGGTTGCTATTTATAGAGGGGGATAGAACGAATTGGCGATTAAGTCCTAGTCAAATTCAGATTCTGCGGATAATATTATAATCTTAACAGAaagattttgttttttgttttctacAAGGATTACGTGTTggattatatatatgtatatatatatatatatatatatatatatatatatatattggtttGTGTGTATTAATGGGTTTTTCATATGTGTGAATGGAATTGGAAACGATGGATTTGTCCCAGATAGGAAAATTATATTAAGGGCTCGCTTGGTTTTTAGGATGTGATAATTGAATGATtgataatttgattgataaatgttTGATAGGATAATATATGTAAAAAGAGATATCTAATATCATGTGTGGTGTGAAATTAAGATGAGTGATAAAATGG includes:
- the LOC140809739 gene encoding glutelin type-A 2-like, with the translated sequence MEIDLSPKLAKKVYGGDGGAYYAWCPDELPMLREGNIGAAKLALEKNGFSMPRYSDSAKVAYVLQGSGVAGIVLPEKEEKVLAIKKGDALALPFGVVTWWYNKQDPELVILFLGDTSTAHKSGSFTDFFLTGPNGIFTGFSTEFVGRAWDLDEATVKTLVSTQSGNGIVKLNPGFKMPEPKKEHYKGMALNCEEAPLDVDIKNGGKVVVLNTKNLPLVGEVGLGADLVRLNGNAMCSPGFSCDSALQVTYIVRGSGRVQVVGVDGKRVLETTIKAGNLFIVPRFFVVSKISDPEGMDWFSIITTPNPIFTHLAGRTSVWKALSPQVLQASFNVPADVEQKFTSKRKAEEIFFPPPN
- the LOC140810451 gene encoding DNA repair protein RAD51 homolog 4 produces the protein MFRVFCLQAASNVAKKYSGMVVYFGSDNSVSPKRMHMTQLILDSESSLYPESRHNHVCRDSIVHYSVFDIYTLLDLLHQLLHDWKSQVFIQVRMLIIDSLSSLISPVVGGGFYTGHAIMVSAGFLLKELALEHNLSVLLTMYCSYISLLLRTKNQPSVERAASKCAVNVYICLFICCL